A portion of the Homalodisca vitripennis isolate AUS2020 chromosome 2, UT_GWSS_2.1, whole genome shotgun sequence genome contains these proteins:
- the LOC124355797 gene encoding membrane-bound alkaline phosphatase-like: MNEIKSKAVDSDENFDWHDQVSEPLRSQSHYTPASKYWRELSVDVLREKLHTTQKKGVARNLILFLGDGMSIATLTAARIYLGQLKKEAGENTFLSFEKFPYTGLAKTYCADSQVADSACSATAYLTGVKGNIYTVGVTSSVGLRDWRNMKNESYHTTSILKWAQDAGKGTGIISTSRITDASPAATYAHSAYRLWQTDLDIKNDPDYRATNATGVKDIASQLMENSPGTGFKVILGGGRDAFLPNTEKHDPSMTGSRGDGKNLIQTWKKSKENMKKSASYISNRDQLLGLDVNKTDYVLGLFQPGNMDYHKLSNKAQQPTLAEMTELAIKMLQKEAKGFVLFVEGGRIDVAHHENKAHLALDETVELHKAVERAVSMTDEEETLIVVTADHAHTMNINGYPQRGGDILTYIQGTEDQLSYSTLSYANGPNTPRFNEEGNGQHDIFTDKRDDPHYTFQTINLLKAETHDGQDVTVFARGPWAHLLVGNYEQTVIPYAMSYAAGFGPAVDVLDQE; encoded by the exons atgaatgaaataaaatctaaagctgtggACAGCGATGAAAATTTCGATTGGCATGATCAAGTCAGTGAGCCCCTACGCAGTCAAAGCCATTACACACCTG CCTCAAAATATTGGCGCGAATTGAGCGTGGATGTGTTACGAGAAAAGTTGCATACAACCCAAAAGAAAGGAGTAGCCAGAAACCTTATACTGTTCTTGGGAGACGGAATGTCTATTGCTACCCTCACAGCGGCAAGGATATATCTTGGGCAGCTCAAGAAAGAAGCGGGAGAAAACACGTTCTTAAGTTTCGAGAAGTTTCCTTACACTGGACTGGCCAAG ACGTACTGCGCAGACTCACAAGTTGCGGACTCTGCTTGCTCAGCGACCGCTTATCTGACGGGCGTGAAAGGCAATATCTACACGGTAGGAGTTACGTCGTCTGTTGGCCTCAGGGACTGGCGAAACATGAAGAATGAATCGTACCACACCACTTCCATCTTAAAGTGGGCTCAAGACGCGGGCAAGGGCACTGGAATAATATCCACCTCCAGGATTACAGACGCCTCTCCCGCTGCCACGTACGCCCATTCCGCTTACAG GTTATGGCAGACAGACTTGGATATTAAAAATGACCCAGATTATAGGGCAACCAATGCTACAGGAGTGAAGGATATAGCTTCGCAGTTGATGGAAAATAGTCCTGGCACAGGATTTAAG GTGATTTTGGGAGGTGGTCGGGATGCGTTTCTGCCCAATACAGAAAAACATGACCCCAGTATGACAGGTTCCAGAGGTGATGGCAAAAACTTGATCCAGACGTGGAAAAAATCTaaggaaaatatgaaaaagtCTGCGTCTTACATAAGCAACAGAGATCAACTGCTAGGGCTGGATGTAAATAAAACCGACTATGTTCTTG GATTGTTCCAACCGGGTAACATGGATTACCATAAGCTTTCAAATAAAGCGCAGCAACCGACACTTGCTGAAATGACGGAGTTGGCAATTAAGATGTTGCAAAAAGAAGCCAAAGGCTTTGTGCTGTTTGTAGAGGGCGGTAGGATAGACGTTGCTCACCACGAGAACAAGGCTCACTTAGCACTAGATGAGACTGTGGAGCTGCATAAAGCTGTCGAG AGAGCTGTCAGTATGACAGATGAAGAAGAAACGCTCATTGTGGTGACCGCAGACCACGCACATACAATGAACATTAACGGTTACCCCCAAAGAGGTGGTGATATCCTTACCTATATTCAAGGCACCGAAGACCAATTGTCGTACTCTACTTTGTCGTATGCCAACGGACCTAATACCCCACGCTTCAACGAAGAGGGGAACGGGCAGCACGATATTTTCACTGATAAAAGAG ACGATCCGCACTACACCTTCCAGACAATCAATCTCCTAAAGGCTGAGACCCATGATGGACAGGACGTCACTGTGTTCGCTAGAGGTCCTTGGGCCCATCTCCTGGTCGGCAACTATGAGCAAACAGTCATTCCCTACGCAATGAGCTATGCGGCTGGATTCGGACCAGCAGTAGATGTACTTGACCAAGAATGA